The nucleotide sequence TTAAGGCACTACTTTTCTCATCCTCAACATTAGTCTGGACTTATGCATCAAGAAAAACTATCAAGTTTGGGCGGCCTGAATGCAGACATTAATTTTAATGCAGAGTAGtgttagcaacactctctttcgAACACTATCTCAAATATTCGCTTCTTATTAGGTTAAATCAATGTGGGTTCTACACTTTAGAAATGAATctacatacattgatttcatccattaaaaaaatgaatattagaGGGAGTGTTGAAAAAACAgcgttgctagcattcctcattCAGATGTATGCATTCAGAAAAACTATCAAATTTGTGCGGTCTCGATGTATACTAGCATAGTTGAATGCACATTTTCTAAAACATAAgggatttttcatttttattattgattaagaaAGTAACACTCCTTATTATACATAGTTAAATACTATTACCACTCATGTTAATGTTATAGCCTAAAATAAGGGAGAGCTTTACATCCATCAAGCCCTTTAGACCTAAAGAGAGTAAGATATTCGGTAATATCTGTTTCCCTGTATTTTGGTGGATTTTCATCAGATGTGAACTCCTCTATAGGTCTATATTTTTTACTTGCATTGGGGTACACGTGGCAAGCAACTGATGCCCTTGGACCAACACTTCCAGCAAGTACTCTATGCTCAACACTTTTGAACTTGTCATTGCTGATAAGCTACACAAGAAAATGACAAGGAACTATAATCAATCACTTAGTTTATTCTCATTTTCactccaaaataaaattaaatggttcTCATTAGTAAACAAAACATGTGATTTGAGTTTTAGTCTCAAATTCTGTAATTGGTAAGTTATAcgtaaattttattgtaaatcTTTAATAAAATTGATGGTTCTCTCTGATCTTACATGAGAGTAGACCACCCCtgatctaaatttttatttataaaaaaaagtgagaatAAGTATAAAAGaatctcatcaaatcaaatgTTAGTAGTACCTGCATGAAGTCACCAATGTTTGCCACTAATGCACCATGAATTGGGTTAATATCAACCCAATGATTTTGATGGAGAACTTGTAGGCCACCAATGGTATCTTGGAGGAGAATTGTGAGGGATGATGGATCTGAATGCTTTGTGGCACCAAATGTCAGTTCTGGTTCAGGACACGTAGGGTAATAGTGACACACTACTGTTTCACTTTTCATGCACTCTATATTTGCAAGATAGTCCCTTTTTAGCCCTAATGCTTCCGACATTAATTCTGATAATATTTCCTTTAGTTTTAGAATATGTTTCATGTATTTTATCACTGCTTCCCTGcaggaaaaaaacaaacaactttCATTACTCTCCTATTCTAAAGGTATTTAACATAGTTTAATCTACAAAGAAATTATTATATAGATCATATGCAGCAACCATTGAACTGTTTGATCTAAGTATAAGTAGTGCATTTTGACCTTATACTCAGATTTAATGTTTTATGGTTGTTGCTTCGTGCAATAGTTAAAGAGGATACAATCACATACAATAACATttattagaataaaataaaacacaaaagtcatataaaaatattcaaacattaaaatcGATGTTTTGAAAGTCGGACTGTAGTGAAATCTTCATGTTATAGTTAAATTTGTTCAATCGGTTCAACTATGGTTGAGCTGGTATACCCGATCGTGGTTCAAACGTAATTCAACTTGGTTCAACTAGACTGTAATGTAATAAAAACTAAACCAACCCATGAATTGGACGATTCATCATTCAATTGATTGAAATGGTCGATTCAGtcagtttttaaaacattgattaaAACAGAAAAGAAGGTATTGCCACTAAGACTATAGTATACCAGTTGTATTTGACCGTGATTCTACGCAACATCAATGATCGCAACTCAAGCGAGTTAAAACTTTGATACTAGTTGTGTTCGACTCGAGCGAGTGAGATCTTCATGTTATAGTTAAATTGGTTCAATCGGTTCAAACCATGGTTGAGTTAGCATATCTAACCGCGGTTCAAACCTAATTCAATCTGATTCAACCAGACTGCAATGTAATCAAAACTATACCTACCAATGAATTGGACGATTCCTTATTCAATCGATTGAACCGttgattcatattttaaaacatttattaaaacaaaCATTAGGAGGTTTTagataggaagaaaaaaaggcATGCTAGGGGTTAAAACTTTTATACTAGTAAGAAATGCTTCCTACCTGCACACTAGGGGATATGCTTGTGGATCAAGAGGACCATCATGGAAGTCAAAAATAATGGTATCCCTCCAATTAGCTGCTTTAGCAACAAGAAGATCACCATTACTAAAGTATCTAACTTTCACCTTATGATCACGTGAATACCACTCTTTCTTCACCTCACTAGGTTGCTCATGAAACTCTTTTATAGCCTTTAACATGTCATCCATAACACAAACTGGAACACAATGATTCACCATTTGAAAGAAACCCCATGTTTCTGATGCTTCCTTAATCTCATTAAGTATCTCTAACCTCCTACACTCTTCATATCCTGTGAAATCTATCACAGGAACATGAAATAAGCATGAAGAAGTTGCATCGTGCTTTGGAAGAGACTCTTTTGGATGGATAAAGAATCTTGGAAGCTTGGTAATTCCAGAGTCTAGTAGTCCTTTCACTCCAGTTTTAGATTCATCAAATTCTTTAACTTCTTTGGCTCTATCATAGTTAACATCTTCACCAAAGGGAGACATTTGTTCTTTCATGATTCTAGACATTTTTTCTTGGTTCAGATAGTGACTGAAAAAGGGTTTGCTTCAAAATTGAAACTTGCTGGCCATTAAATAGAGAATGGTACAAGATGCCTAACCTTGAATGTagcaaaaaatacaaatataaagaAACGTGACAACAAgatgcttatatttttttttattatgaatgcCAATATATCAATGGTCAAAGTTATGAGGTATTCttggggtgccaacctagttgggatgtttaGTTATATCCTGATCTTCGCTTTtgattcatcaaaaaaaaaaaaaaaaaatcaatggttaAAGTGGTACGGGACTCAGACACGTTAAGCAAGAAGTTATAtgtttaatctttttttcttgTGTATGAAGAAAATTTAATTGGAGAAAAGAACAAGAGACTCAAACACTTTAAGCATGAGATTATATGTTTATTGCTTGTTTGGAATAGCGGTAGATTTGCATTTCTCACGTCTTGGGGCATATTTAACGTGAAAATGAAGAAGCTATATTTTGTAGCTTTAGAGAAAACGCACGTTAAGCTTGTATTCACCGCAAAAACAAACAGGAACTTAATCTTTGTTTCTTGTGTATGAAGAAAATTCAATTTGAGAAAAAGACGACTCACTTATGTGTCTAGTAGGTTTTCTGACATAGATTAATCAATTTTATACTTATAAGATGGATATTGAAAAGAATATAATCATTATGAATTAAAAGATTATATTAAGAGAAGGTGTATAAAAGCTGCAATGAAAGGCCAGTGTTATGAGATGCCCACTTTTGGCCTGTATCATCCACCCATATAACAATACAATATAATACTATAATAAACATAGGCATTGATGTTATGTTCTATAGCTTAAATTGTAGGGAGATGCTTTGAAAACATTTTGCCATTTCTGAATTTTTGTACTATACAAAGCTATAAATTGGGCAATGCCATTCACTTTCACCAACTGGAATCTTTGACGTACTTTCATGTTCAATGTATTAGCATATCAATAGCAAATGGTATCCCTTCATCAATGTCAAACATTAATGATATTTTGGATTCATTTATTCCGTACCCACGTGAATGATGGTTGAACTGATCATGACTTGAGTTTACAACTATTTGTGGAATGTCATGTCTGATTATGTATTTCAATAGTggctgtttttttatttgtcggTGGTAGAAGAAGTGACAAGCTACACGGAAAGTCGAAAACTCATATACATGTAACTGTAaggttttgaatttgaaatgtcTAGTCTAATAATATTGTCATCGTCAGTTGAATTAGGCTTTATGGAGGATagtagtttttgttttgtagaTAGTTGAAATGACAATAACTATTGAAAACTTACTCATTAACACAAGTGGAGAAGTCGAGTTTGAATCTTGATCATTATGTCTAActtaacaattttaatatttttatcattgatCTTGAACTTGTGGACGGTATTAACCATTCTTAATTGTCTggctttaatttttaattaacataTTCATGCGGTATAGTTTATGTGTAAAAGAATTAGAACCATATGTGGATAACGCTATTTGTTTCCACATTATTAAAACTAGCGTGCAAGTTATTAAAATAACGTACAAATTGATAACGAATGATTGTAGTTGGTTGTTGAACATATCCAAAATATTTGGTAGTGATGATGTGGCTTAGTTTTGGGAAGTTTTGGAGGGTGTGGAGTTGGCTTGGGTCTATGGATTCAATCGGTCGAGCTTCATGTGGATTCGATCGGGTCGAGCTTCATGTGGATTTaatagga is from Medicago truncatula cultivar Jemalong A17 chromosome 1, MtrunA17r5.0-ANR, whole genome shotgun sequence and encodes:
- the LOC25484298 gene encoding 1-aminocyclopropane-1-carboxylate oxidase homolog 1 gives rise to the protein MSRIMKEQMSPFGEDVNYDRAKEVKEFDESKTGVKGLLDSGITKLPRFFIHPKESLPKHDATSSCLFHVPVIDFTGYEECRRLEILNEIKEASETWGFFQMVNHCVPVCVMDDMLKAIKEFHEQPSEVKKEWYSRDHKVKVRYFSNGDLLVAKAANWRDTIIFDFHDGPLDPQAYPLVCREAVIKYMKHILKLKEILSELMSEALGLKRDYLANIECMKSETVVCHYYPTCPEPELTFGATKHSDPSSLTILLQDTIGGLQVLHQNHWVDINPIHGALVANIGDFMQLISNDKFKSVEHRVLAGSVGPRASVACHVYPNASKKYRPIEEFTSDENPPKYRETDITEYLTLFRSKGLDGCKALPYFRL